The proteins below are encoded in one region of Aquisphaera giovannonii:
- a CDS encoding carboxypeptidase-like regulatory domain-containing protein, giving the protein MRRRARIAALPLLALALAAGCSQEPSRHAVTGTVTLDGQPAPYVAVKFIPPSRDSWPGGATRTDTAGKFTIGEVGKNTGLPAGEYKVTFSQTRVKGKPTPAGSGGKAQEKEKTETEAVAEEFRDPEKTKITATVGSGANEFTFDVKSGK; this is encoded by the coding sequence ATGCGACGCCGCGCACGAATCGCTGCATTACCGCTGCTCGCCCTCGCGCTCGCCGCGGGGTGTTCCCAGGAGCCGTCCCGTCACGCGGTCACCGGCACGGTCACCCTGGACGGCCAGCCCGCGCCCTACGTCGCGGTCAAATTCATCCCGCCGTCCAGGGATTCGTGGCCGGGGGGGGCCACCCGGACGGACACGGCCGGGAAATTCACGATCGGCGAGGTCGGGAAGAATACCGGCCTCCCCGCCGGCGAGTACAAGGTCACCTTCTCCCAGACCCGCGTGAAGGGCAAGCCGACGCCCGCCGGGAGCGGCGGCAAGGCGCAGGAGAAGGAGAAGACCGAGACCGAGGCGGTCGCGGAGGAGTTCCGCGACCCGGAGAAGACGAAGATCACCGCGACCGTCGGGAGCGGTGCCAACGAGTTCACCTTCGACGTCAAGTCCGGCAAGTGA
- a CDS encoding TolB-like translocation protein produces MPIRRTPGTLLLASITASILFVGIYAATRRGMATPAGVPAAPAANRREAAIVFTSRTEPASLQPEAPESEPYREPVRVPWAAREGRLRVLEDGRMRELTWDRPLADGSTIIDVMSPSVSLDGTRVLFAGRTDRNDRWRIFQVRPDGSGLERLTGGPDDPGCVAVPPLRFRADGSRIPDDERRRRDFDDVDPADLGPNGFAFASSRMPDLGRDHSRRATQIWAWAPDAAAPTPLTGNRNNDRWPVLLPSNQVLFSLWSRNREAVRADLEGVEPVSMGGEHLTRPADNWMGAMVMTNGAQLAYAVKSREPVWRPRPLFNGRIAFMTAPSPGSPTRLAQADHGYIRTAPSSLAAGEDLPYEGGARLDLGPECDEEGRRLNASCPTPAPGHRVLFAASPVGASPSETGIYEVADDWTSGTAAPRRLFDDPAFVDAEPAAVYPRRLASETRKMTPPSDIHEKPRSFPLVNGEIYEGPMGYVENLAINLPIRNPIPWHDRSGAAKVDPRVNPLISPPPNVASVAAYAAGRDRFDDPVKLRVPGKWEKVAVMPMADNKALRGWIPSDPLRPMVLVGQDAEGKVARWSGKPSAGRPSRSYFAYAGDHYSGVRQDGYHYCNGCHTGHTFVVVDPTERADDSKDRGSPAR; encoded by the coding sequence ATGCCGATCCGCCGAACGCCCGGGACGCTGCTCCTGGCCTCCATCACGGCCTCGATCCTGTTCGTCGGGATCTACGCCGCCACCCGCCGCGGCATGGCGACGCCCGCCGGCGTGCCGGCCGCGCCAGCCGCGAATCGTCGCGAGGCCGCGATCGTCTTCACCTCACGCACCGAGCCGGCCAGCCTCCAGCCCGAGGCACCCGAGTCCGAGCCGTATCGGGAGCCGGTCCGGGTCCCCTGGGCCGCCCGCGAGGGGCGGCTTCGCGTGCTCGAGGACGGCCGCATGCGGGAGCTGACCTGGGACCGGCCTCTGGCCGACGGGTCCACGATCATCGACGTCATGAGCCCGTCCGTCTCCCTAGACGGCACACGCGTCCTGTTCGCCGGCCGCACGGACCGGAACGACCGCTGGCGGATCTTCCAGGTCCGGCCGGACGGGTCGGGGCTGGAGCGACTGACCGGCGGCCCCGACGACCCAGGCTGCGTCGCCGTGCCGCCGCTCCGCTTCCGGGCCGACGGCTCGCGGATCCCCGATGACGAGAGGCGGAGGCGGGATTTCGACGACGTCGATCCCGCCGACCTGGGCCCGAACGGCTTCGCCTTCGCCTCCAGCCGGATGCCGGACCTCGGCCGCGATCACAGCCGCCGGGCCACCCAGATCTGGGCCTGGGCGCCCGACGCGGCGGCCCCGACCCCCCTGACCGGCAATCGCAACAACGACCGCTGGCCCGTCCTCCTGCCTTCGAACCAGGTCCTCTTCAGCCTCTGGAGCCGCAATCGCGAGGCGGTCCGCGCGGACCTCGAGGGCGTCGAGCCGGTTTCGATGGGCGGGGAACACCTGACCCGGCCCGCGGACAACTGGATGGGGGCGATGGTCATGACCAACGGCGCCCAGCTCGCCTACGCCGTGAAGTCCCGCGAGCCCGTGTGGCGTCCCAGGCCGCTGTTCAACGGCCGGATCGCCTTCATGACGGCCCCGTCCCCCGGCTCGCCCACGCGCCTGGCCCAGGCCGACCACGGCTACATCCGCACCGCCCCCAGCTCGCTCGCCGCCGGCGAGGACCTCCCGTATGAGGGCGGGGCCCGCCTGGACCTGGGCCCGGAGTGCGACGAGGAAGGTCGCCGGCTTAACGCCTCGTGCCCGACCCCCGCGCCCGGCCATCGCGTCCTCTTCGCGGCCTCGCCCGTCGGGGCCTCACCCTCGGAGACGGGCATCTATGAGGTCGCGGACGATTGGACCTCCGGGACGGCCGCACCCCGCCGACTCTTCGACGACCCCGCATTCGTGGACGCCGAGCCCGCGGCCGTCTATCCGCGGCGGCTGGCATCCGAGACCCGGAAGATGACGCCGCCCAGCGACATCCACGAGAAGCCACGGAGTTTCCCGCTCGTCAACGGCGAGATCTATGAGGGCCCGATGGGCTACGTCGAGAACCTCGCGATCAACCTCCCCATCCGCAATCCCATCCCCTGGCACGATCGGAGCGGTGCCGCGAAGGTCGATCCCCGCGTCAACCCGCTGATCTCCCCGCCTCCGAATGTGGCGTCCGTCGCGGCCTACGCGGCCGGACGGGACCGGTTCGACGACCCCGTGAAGCTGCGCGTGCCCGGGAAGTGGGAAAAGGTCGCGGTCATGCCCATGGCCGACAACAAGGCCCTGCGTGGCTGGATCCCGAGCGACCCCCTGCGCCCGATGGTCCTTGTCGGCCAGGACGCCGAGGGCAAGGTCGCCCGGTGGTCGGGCAAGCCTTCGGCGGGTCGGCCTTCACGCTCCTACTTCGCGTATGCGGGCGACCATTACAGCGGCGTCCGCCAGGACGGCTACCACTACTGCAACGGCTGCCACACCGGGCACACGTTCGTCGTCGTCGACCCGACCGAGCGTGCGGACGACTCGAAGGACCGGGGCTCGCCCGCCCGCTGA
- a CDS encoding ROK family protein, with product MKDDDKAVYLGTDCGATTSKVGAVWGDGTVVSTKLLQRVTRSQDGPAAVVASWVDAASDFLSQHDLTWDQVHGAGLAIPGPYQRYGVLDKSPNLPDTFTGFDVHNAYAGALADRAGRPIPLVVGNDGNLGGVGEAQHVRGRGHGTVLLLAPGSGLGCAFVDERGLPLDGDTLAGMEGGHVPIPLHLLGAKPYPCGCGRTWGCVEVYTTLSGLPYLLEERLEKYPDHELAKSGKPMKERAFALRTLAQNGDPLALEIFDFQAKALGIHVAVMAMAVDPRYVVIGGGLMDPEATSDAFRERYLGVVRDTALPLLWPAQRTTLTIVPASLGDLSQSIGAALVALYRSRS from the coding sequence ATGAAAGACGACGACAAGGCCGTGTATCTCGGCACCGATTGCGGTGCGACGACTTCGAAGGTGGGGGCGGTCTGGGGGGATGGGACGGTCGTCTCGACGAAGCTCCTCCAGCGGGTCACGAGGAGCCAGGACGGCCCGGCCGCGGTGGTCGCGAGCTGGGTGGACGCCGCGAGCGACTTCCTCTCGCAGCACGACCTGACCTGGGACCAGGTCCACGGCGCCGGGCTGGCGATCCCGGGGCCGTACCAGCGTTACGGCGTCCTCGACAAGTCGCCCAACCTGCCGGACACCTTCACCGGGTTCGACGTCCACAACGCCTACGCCGGCGCCCTGGCCGACCGCGCGGGCCGGCCCATCCCCCTGGTCGTGGGAAACGACGGCAATCTCGGCGGCGTCGGCGAGGCCCAGCACGTCCGCGGCCGGGGCCACGGCACCGTCCTGCTGCTGGCCCCGGGATCGGGCCTCGGCTGCGCCTTCGTGGACGAGCGTGGCCTGCCGCTGGACGGGGACACCCTCGCCGGGATGGAGGGGGGCCACGTCCCGATCCCGCTGCACCTGCTCGGCGCCAAACCGTACCCCTGCGGCTGCGGCCGGACCTGGGGGTGCGTCGAGGTCTACACGACGCTCTCCGGACTGCCCTACCTGCTCGAGGAACGCCTGGAGAAGTACCCGGACCACGAGCTGGCGAAGTCCGGCAAGCCGATGAAGGAGCGGGCCTTCGCGCTGCGGACCCTCGCCCAGAACGGCGACCCGCTCGCCCTCGAGATCTTCGACTTCCAGGCGAAGGCCCTGGGGATCCACGTGGCGGTGATGGCGATGGCCGTGGACCCCAGGTATGTCGTCATCGGCGGCGGCCTGATGGACCCGGAGGCCACATCCGACGCCTTCCGGGAACGCTACCTGGGCGTGGTCCGCGACACGGCGCTCCCCCTGCTCTGGCCGGCCCAGCGGACGACGCTGACGATCGTCCCAGCGTCGCTGGGCGACCTCTCGCAGTCGATCGGCGCCGCCCTCGTGGCCCTCTACCGGAGCCGCTCCTGA
- a CDS encoding DUF1559 family PulG-like putative transporter: MKRRRGFTLIELLVVIAIIAVLIALLLPAVQSAREAARRAQCTNNLKQIGLCLHNVHSTENRFPPGALDNGAIWSAWLTPYFEQKALSDAMWLLPEGNHLDDGNLGQPGSNGDWAAPDPGFPAPDITKQGSDGGAWGPATERCVAACETEIAILRCPSHDIPDHVYTPSYENWIVQRRVPISYAANASGKALQLNTDQDAITNNDGAFQLERTTGGQTYGRRLKIPAFTDGLSNTVFVGEEVYRLKNSYSVSELDLQGVARRKGLWEFGSDSIDCEMSMNEAMGSTGVPMNLKPLDPSVNSGAALEAYIVSYGSNHAGGANFLMGDGSVRFIKSTINPTTYTALGTRAGGEVVSADAY; encoded by the coding sequence TTGAAGCGACGACGTGGCTTCACCCTGATCGAGCTGCTTGTGGTGATCGCGATCATCGCCGTCCTGATCGCCCTGCTGCTGCCCGCGGTGCAGAGCGCCCGCGAGGCCGCCCGCCGCGCCCAGTGCACCAACAACCTGAAGCAGATCGGGCTGTGCCTGCACAACGTGCACTCGACCGAGAACCGCTTCCCGCCCGGCGCCCTCGACAACGGCGCGATCTGGTCGGCCTGGCTGACCCCCTACTTCGAGCAGAAGGCGCTGTCCGACGCCATGTGGCTCCTGCCGGAGGGCAACCACCTGGACGACGGGAACCTGGGCCAGCCCGGCTCCAACGGCGACTGGGCGGCACCGGATCCCGGCTTCCCCGCCCCCGACATCACCAAGCAGGGCAGCGACGGCGGCGCCTGGGGCCCGGCCACCGAGCGGTGCGTGGCGGCCTGCGAGACCGAGATCGCCATCCTCCGGTGCCCGTCGCACGACATCCCGGACCACGTCTACACGCCCAGCTATGAGAACTGGATCGTCCAGCGGCGCGTGCCCATCAGCTACGCCGCGAACGCCTCCGGCAAGGCCCTGCAGCTCAACACGGACCAGGACGCCATCACCAACAACGACGGTGCGTTCCAGCTCGAGCGGACGACCGGCGGCCAGACCTACGGCCGGCGCCTCAAGATCCCGGCCTTCACCGACGGGCTCTCGAACACGGTCTTCGTGGGCGAGGAGGTCTACAGGCTGAAGAATTCGTACAGCGTCTCGGAGCTCGACCTCCAGGGCGTGGCCCGGCGGAAGGGCCTCTGGGAGTTCGGCTCCGACAGCATCGACTGCGAGATGAGCATGAACGAGGCGATGGGCAGCACCGGCGTGCCGATGAACCTCAAGCCGCTCGACCCGAGCGTGAACAGCGGCGCGGCCCTCGAGGCCTACATCGTCAGCTACGGCAGCAACCACGCGGGCGGCGCGAACTTCCTGATGGGCGACGGCAGCGTCCGCTTCATCAAGTCCACCATCAACCCGACGACGTACACGGCGCTGGGCACCCGCGCCGGCGGCGAGGTCGTCAGCGCCGACGCCTACTGA
- a CDS encoding phosphonate degradation HD-domain oxygenase, translating to MDGTPSLTIRRSLTLGLLIAGYTGYYACRSNLSVAQTMIIQDLGAAGVSAEAAKLGLGAAISLGILAYALGKPFAGPLADFFGGRAGFLGGMAGSIACTVAFAMSGTLPAFTAIWAGNRLVQSFGWAGAIKVVSRWFPPSRYGTAMGLLSLSFLFGDAAARLAMGRLIDLGFGWRGIFLASAGILSGLLVINGLWLRESPAELGLPEPDAGDASVYGKGGDRPRASGLRKLLVPLLRSPSFWLVCGLSLGLTLLRESFNAWSPTYFAESLGLSRADAARASSLFPLFGGISVLLAGYLGDRLGRAGRGAVILAGLSLAGLGLLALGMGDFGRSQRIPIALVAAVAFCLLGPYSYLAGAISLDLGGKHGGATASGFVDAAGYLGGALAGWGLARTSIDFGWRGVFLALAVVAWASAAVAMIYLLAQRRAELRTEDTAVDMNHEMPSLYERIERIFTDRGDSAYFGEDVTQSEHALQSAHLAEREGASAELIVAALLHDIGHLVAGHDEDLADRGIDGRHEETGPAWLSEAFGLSVIEPIRLHVAAKRYLCAVDPAYAGSLSEASRQSLTLQGGPFDAEGVAEFEANPHHRDAIRLRRWDDTAKVPGLDVPGLSHYRGIIESAVGAGAR from the coding sequence TTGGACGGCACTCCGAGTCTCACGATCCGACGCTCGCTGACGCTCGGCCTGTTGATCGCCGGGTACACGGGCTACTACGCCTGCCGGTCGAACCTGTCGGTCGCGCAGACGATGATCATCCAGGACCTCGGGGCGGCGGGCGTCTCGGCCGAGGCGGCGAAGCTCGGCCTGGGGGCGGCGATCTCGCTGGGCATCCTCGCCTACGCGCTCGGCAAGCCCTTCGCCGGGCCGCTCGCGGACTTCTTCGGCGGGCGGGCCGGGTTCCTGGGGGGCATGGCCGGCTCGATCGCCTGCACGGTCGCCTTCGCGATGTCGGGGACCCTGCCGGCCTTCACGGCCATCTGGGCGGGGAATCGCCTCGTGCAGTCCTTCGGATGGGCGGGGGCGATCAAGGTCGTCTCCCGCTGGTTCCCCCCCTCGCGGTACGGCACGGCGATGGGGCTCCTGAGCCTGAGCTTCCTCTTCGGCGACGCCGCGGCGAGGCTGGCGATGGGCCGGCTCATCGACCTCGGCTTCGGGTGGAGGGGCATCTTCCTGGCGTCGGCGGGGATCCTCTCCGGCCTGCTGGTGATCAACGGCCTCTGGCTGCGGGAATCGCCCGCCGAGCTGGGCCTGCCGGAGCCGGACGCGGGCGACGCCTCGGTCTACGGGAAGGGGGGGGACCGGCCCAGGGCGAGCGGGCTCCGGAAGCTCCTGGTCCCGCTCCTGCGGAGCCCGAGCTTCTGGCTGGTCTGCGGCCTTTCGCTGGGCCTGACGCTCCTCCGGGAGTCGTTCAACGCCTGGTCGCCGACGTACTTCGCGGAGTCGCTCGGGCTGTCGAGGGCCGACGCCGCCAGGGCCAGCTCGCTCTTCCCGCTCTTCGGCGGGATCTCGGTGCTGCTGGCCGGGTACCTGGGCGACAGGCTGGGCCGGGCGGGCCGCGGGGCGGTCATCCTCGCCGGCCTGTCCCTCGCCGGCCTGGGCCTGCTGGCTCTGGGGATGGGCGACTTCGGCCGATCGCAGCGGATACCGATCGCGCTGGTCGCGGCCGTCGCCTTCTGCCTGCTGGGGCCCTATTCCTACCTGGCCGGCGCCATCTCGCTGGACCTCGGGGGCAAGCACGGCGGGGCCACGGCGTCCGGGTTCGTGGATGCGGCGGGCTACCTCGGCGGGGCGCTCGCGGGGTGGGGCCTGGCGCGCACCTCGATCGACTTCGGATGGCGGGGCGTGTTCCTGGCCCTGGCCGTCGTGGCGTGGGCCTCGGCGGCCGTCGCGATGATCTATCTCCTGGCCCAGCGAAGGGCCGAACTCCGGACCGAGGACACGGCAGTAGACATGAATCACGAGATGCCCTCCCTCTACGAGCGGATCGAACGGATCTTCACCGACCGGGGCGACTCGGCCTACTTCGGGGAGGACGTGACCCAGTCCGAGCACGCCCTCCAATCGGCGCACCTGGCCGAGCGGGAAGGGGCGAGCGCGGAGCTCATCGTCGCCGCGCTGCTGCACGACATCGGCCATCTCGTGGCAGGTCACGACGAGGACCTCGCCGACCGCGGCATCGACGGCCGGCACGAGGAGACCGGCCCCGCGTGGCTGTCCGAGGCCTTCGGCCTGTCGGTGATCGAGCCGATCCGGCTGCACGTCGCGGCCAAGCGGTACCTGTGCGCGGTGGACCCGGCCTACGCCGGCAGCCTCTCCGAGGCCTCCCGCCAGAGCCTCACGCTCCAGGGCGGCCCCTTCGACGCCGAGGGGGTCGCCGAGTTCGAGGCCAACCCGCACCACCGAGACGCGATCCGGCTGCGACGATGGGACGACACGGCGAAGGTGCCGGGGCTCGACGTCCCGGGCCTCTCGCACTATCGCGGCATCATCGAGTCGGCCGTCGGCGCGGGCGCCCGATGA
- a CDS encoding NAD(P)/FAD-dependent oxidoreductase, whose amino-acid sequence MAERKRVVIIGGGFGGLEAAKKLAKAPVEVLLLDRKNHHTFQPLLYQVATAALSPADIASPIRHILHKQANCRVALAHATAIDAARKVVVVEGGEIPYDWLILAAGATHSYFGRDDWEHLAPGLKSVEDATTIRTRLLLAFEDAEYEVGEEGRRAALTFAIVGGGPTGVELAGAIKEIAAKAIPADFRNIDTKTARVLLLQGGDRLLPGLDPSLGERAKKDLEKLGVEVMLNSRVTGVTEGGVTIGDEFVPARNVLWAAGVKANPIGRTLGAPLDRSGRVMVAPDLTVPGAPGVFVIGDMAAAEVEPGKPVPGVAPAAIQMGKHAAKLIAAEARGEVVPPDRRKFVYRDKGTLATIGRGRAVAQIGRLKFGGLLAWLLWACVHVLSLVNFRNRTAVLFNWAWQLFTFGRGARLITGDPKIPVAIPGPGPKPTLASFSRSPGS is encoded by the coding sequence ATGGCAGAGAGAAAACGCGTCGTCATCATCGGGGGCGGATTCGGCGGGCTCGAGGCGGCCAAGAAGCTTGCCAAGGCGCCCGTGGAGGTGCTCCTGCTGGATCGCAAGAATCACCACACGTTCCAGCCGCTGCTCTACCAGGTGGCGACCGCCGCGCTGTCGCCGGCGGACATCGCCTCGCCGATCCGGCACATCCTGCACAAGCAGGCGAACTGCCGCGTGGCGCTGGCGCACGCGACCGCGATCGACGCGGCCCGCAAGGTCGTGGTGGTGGAAGGCGGCGAGATCCCCTACGACTGGCTGATCCTGGCCGCGGGGGCGACCCACTCCTACTTCGGACGCGACGACTGGGAGCACCTGGCGCCCGGCCTGAAGTCGGTGGAGGACGCCACGACGATCCGGACCAGGCTGCTCCTCGCGTTCGAGGACGCCGAGTACGAGGTCGGGGAGGAGGGCCGCCGCGCGGCCCTGACGTTCGCCATCGTCGGCGGCGGGCCGACGGGCGTGGAGCTCGCCGGCGCGATCAAGGAGATCGCCGCCAAGGCGATCCCCGCGGACTTCCGCAACATCGACACGAAGACCGCCCGGGTGCTCCTGCTCCAGGGGGGCGACCGCCTCTTGCCGGGGCTGGACCCGTCGCTCGGCGAGCGGGCGAAGAAGGATTTGGAGAAGCTCGGCGTCGAGGTGATGCTGAATTCCAGGGTGACGGGCGTGACCGAGGGGGGGGTGACCATCGGCGACGAGTTCGTCCCGGCCCGCAACGTCCTCTGGGCGGCCGGCGTGAAGGCGAACCCGATCGGCAGGACCCTCGGCGCACCGCTCGACCGGTCGGGCCGGGTGATGGTCGCCCCGGACCTGACCGTCCCGGGCGCGCCCGGCGTCTTCGTGATCGGCGACATGGCGGCGGCCGAGGTGGAGCCGGGCAAGCCCGTTCCGGGGGTCGCGCCGGCCGCCATCCAGATGGGGAAGCATGCCGCGAAGCTCATCGCCGCCGAGGCCCGGGGCGAGGTCGTGCCGCCGGATCGGCGCAAGTTCGTCTACCGCGACAAGGGCACGTTGGCGACCATCGGCCGCGGGCGGGCCGTCGCGCAGATCGGCCGGCTGAAGTTCGGAGGGCTGCTGGCCTGGCTGCTCTGGGCCTGCGTCCACGTCCTCTCGCTGGTCAACTTCCGGAACCGGACCGCGGTGCTCTTCAACTGGGCCTGGCAGCTCTTCACCTTCGGACGCGGCGCCAGACTGATCACGGGCGACCCCAAGATCCCGGTGGCGATCCCGGGGCCCGGCCCCAAGCCGACCCTCGCCAGCTTCTCGCGGTCGCCCGGGAGTTGA
- the glpK gene encoding glycerol kinase GlpK — protein MLILALDQGTTSSRAILFDEAGAVRGVAQREFRQIYPKPGWVEHDPSEIWSSQIGVAAEVLGRCEVGPRDVAAIGITNQRETTIVWDRASGHPIHNAIVWQDRRTAPLMDRMKADGSEALLRERTGLVADPYFSASKVRWILDAVPGARQRAERGELAFGTVDSWLVSRLTGGKLHATDATNASRTLLFNIHTRQWDDELLGLFGVPRAMLPEVRDSSHVYGEVTADLAPGNVPIAGIAGDQHAALFGQQCRRGGMLKNTYGTGCFMLMNTEGDAIASSRGLITTPAWSLGGKLTYALEGSVFVAGAAVQWLRDGLGLIESASDIEPLADSVEDAGGVYLVPAFTGLGAPYWDPHARGVLVGLSRGASRAHLARAVLESIAHQSADLAEAMEADAGLGPRTLRVDGGASCNNLLMQIQADLLQAPVERPVVTETTALGAAFLAGLAVGFWKDDDELAGSWTLDRRFEPRMSPGHAAEQRRQWRRAVERAKGWAEADSAGTVPA, from the coding sequence ATGCTCATCCTCGCACTCGACCAGGGCACGACCAGCTCGCGGGCCATCCTCTTCGACGAGGCGGGGGCCGTGAGGGGCGTCGCCCAGAGGGAATTCCGCCAGATCTATCCGAAGCCGGGCTGGGTCGAGCACGACCCCTCGGAGATCTGGTCCTCGCAGATCGGGGTGGCGGCGGAGGTGCTCGGCCGGTGCGAGGTCGGCCCGCGAGACGTGGCGGCGATCGGGATCACCAACCAGCGCGAGACGACCATCGTCTGGGATCGCGCCAGCGGCCATCCGATCCACAACGCCATCGTCTGGCAGGACCGGCGGACGGCCCCGCTCATGGACCGGATGAAGGCGGACGGATCCGAGGCCCTGCTCCGCGAGCGGACCGGGCTGGTCGCGGACCCGTACTTCTCGGCGAGCAAGGTCCGGTGGATCCTCGACGCCGTGCCGGGGGCTCGCCAGCGCGCCGAACGCGGAGAGCTCGCCTTCGGCACCGTGGACTCGTGGCTCGTCAGCCGGCTGACCGGCGGGAAGCTGCACGCGACGGACGCAACCAACGCGAGCCGGACCCTCCTCTTCAACATCCACACTCGGCAGTGGGATGATGAGTTGCTGGGGCTCTTCGGCGTCCCCCGCGCGATGCTCCCGGAAGTCCGCGACTCGAGCCACGTCTACGGCGAGGTCACGGCCGACCTGGCGCCCGGCAACGTCCCGATTGCGGGGATCGCCGGCGACCAGCACGCGGCCCTCTTCGGGCAGCAATGCCGCCGCGGCGGGATGCTGAAGAACACGTACGGCACCGGATGCTTCATGCTCATGAACACGGAGGGGGACGCCATCGCGTCGTCCCGGGGCCTGATCACGACGCCAGCCTGGAGCCTCGGGGGCAAGCTGACCTATGCCTTGGAAGGGAGCGTCTTCGTCGCCGGCGCGGCCGTCCAGTGGCTGAGGGACGGGCTCGGCCTGATCGAGTCCGCGTCGGACATCGAGCCCCTGGCGGACTCGGTGGAGGACGCCGGCGGCGTGTACCTCGTCCCGGCGTTCACCGGCCTGGGGGCCCCCTACTGGGATCCGCACGCGCGGGGCGTGCTGGTCGGGCTTTCGCGGGGCGCGTCGCGGGCCCACCTGGCGCGGGCCGTGCTGGAATCGATCGCCCACCAGTCGGCCGACCTGGCGGAGGCGATGGAGGCCGACGCCGGCCTCGGGCCCAGGACGCTCCGCGTGGACGGCGGCGCGTCGTGCAACAACCTGCTGATGCAGATCCAGGCCGACCTGCTCCAGGCGCCGGTCGAGCGGCCCGTCGTCACCGAGACGACCGCGCTGGGTGCCGCCTTCCTGGCCGGGCTGGCCGTGGGCTTCTGGAAGGACGACGACGAGCTGGCGGGTAGCTGGACGCTGGATCGACGCTTCGAACCTCGCATGTCTCCCGGCCATGCCGCCGAGCAACGTCGGCAGTGGCGGCGGGCGGTCGAGCGTGCTAAGGGATGGGCCGAGGCCGATTCGGCCGGCACCGTGCCCGCGTGA
- a CDS encoding glycerol-3-phosphate dehydrogenase/oxidase, protein MNRDEMMAKLSDRSITWDVVVIGGGATGIGVAVDAAARGYRTALLERSDFGKGTSSRSTKLVHGGVRYLQQGNVSLVIEALRERGLLMKLAPHLVGNLRFVVPNYAWWEAPFYGIGMKVYDLLAGRYGFGPSKVLSREQTLALLPTIRTDGLRGGVQYFDGLFDDSRLLINLAQTAFEHGATVANYVRVDRLLKDAEGLIRGVVAQDLEAGAELELSARVVVNATGPFADALRRADDPSLGPIIAPSQGAHVVLPKEFLPGDSAIMVPHTADGRVMFAIPWHGHVVVGTTDVPIDHVPVDPAPMSDEVDFILETAAGYLARPATRADVRSAFAGIRPLVRAGEGTSTAALSRDHHLEIAPSGLVTICGGKWTTYRHMAEDTVDQAAIVGGLPERPCPTRELFIHGSAETLLGEDPLSVYGSDAIAIRSLARSSGRLAGQLHPDLPIVAAQVAWAAQQEMARTVEDVLCRRTRAAFLNAPAALAMAADVASILAAELGRDDAWAASQVEAFRPIGESFVAS, encoded by the coding sequence ATGAATCGCGACGAGATGATGGCGAAGCTCTCGGACCGATCCATAACGTGGGACGTGGTCGTCATCGGCGGCGGCGCGACCGGAATCGGTGTCGCCGTCGATGCGGCGGCACGCGGCTACCGGACCGCGCTGCTCGAGCGGTCGGACTTCGGCAAGGGCACGTCCAGCCGCTCGACGAAGCTCGTGCACGGAGGCGTCCGGTATTTGCAGCAGGGGAACGTCAGCCTCGTGATCGAGGCCCTCCGCGAGCGGGGGCTCCTGATGAAGCTGGCGCCGCACCTCGTCGGCAACCTGCGGTTCGTCGTGCCGAATTACGCGTGGTGGGAGGCCCCCTTCTACGGCATCGGGATGAAGGTGTACGACCTGCTGGCGGGTCGGTACGGCTTCGGGCCGTCCAAGGTCCTCTCGAGGGAACAGACCCTGGCCCTCCTGCCGACGATCCGGACCGACGGGCTGCGCGGGGGCGTCCAGTATTTCGACGGCCTGTTCGACGACTCGCGACTGCTCATCAACCTGGCCCAGACCGCCTTCGAGCATGGCGCCACGGTGGCGAACTACGTCCGCGTCGATCGGCTGCTGAAGGACGCCGAGGGCCTGATCAGGGGCGTCGTGGCGCAGGACCTGGAGGCCGGGGCGGAGCTCGAGCTGTCGGCCCGCGTCGTCGTAAACGCCACGGGCCCCTTCGCGGACGCGCTGCGGCGAGCGGATGATCCTTCCCTCGGGCCGATCATCGCGCCCAGCCAGGGCGCCCATGTCGTTCTCCCGAAGGAGTTCCTGCCCGGCGACTCGGCGATCATGGTCCCGCACACCGCCGACGGCCGCGTCATGTTCGCGATCCCCTGGCACGGCCACGTCGTCGTGGGGACGACGGACGTGCCGATCGACCACGTCCCCGTCGATCCGGCCCCGATGTCAGACGAGGTCGACTTCATCCTGGAGACTGCGGCCGGATACCTCGCCAGGCCGGCGACGCGGGCCGACGTGCGGAGCGCCTTCGCGGGCATCCGGCCGCTCGTCCGCGCCGGGGAGGGGACGAGCACCGCGGCCCTGTCCCGGGACCACCACCTCGAGATCGCGCCGTCGGGCCTGGTCACCATCTGCGGCGGCAAGTGGACCACCTACCGCCACATGGCGGAGGATACGGTCGATCAGGCGGCCATCGTCGGCGGCCTGCCCGAACGTCCCTGCCCGACCCGCGAGCTCTTCATTCACGGCTCCGCCGAGACGCTACTCGGCGAGGATCCGCTGTCGGTCTACGGCTCGGACGCGATCGCCATCCGGTCGCTGGCCCGCTCCTCGGGGCGCCTGGCCGGCCAACTCCACCCCGATCTGCCGATCGTCGCCGCGCAGGTCGCCTGGGCGGCCCAGCAGGAGATGGCCCGGACCGTCGAGGACGTCCTCTGCCGCCGCACCCGCGCGGCGTTCCTGAACGCCCCGGCCGCGCTCGCCATGGCGGCCGACGTCGCCTCGATCCTGGCCGCGGAACTTGGCCGGGATGATGCCTGGGCCGCGTCGCAGGTCGAGGCATTCCGGCCGATCGGCGAATCCTTCGTCGCCTCGTGA